The Bombus fervidus isolate BK054 chromosome 8, iyBomFerv1, whole genome shotgun sequence genome window below encodes:
- the LOC139990255 gene encoding nucleolar protein 9 produces the protein MANDHGSDERGKKRKKKRSQIQMTKRLARQRNHGSEVDSETYQYMVHILELMKSDFSTTEEKLIFVNNVYEQTLGHEVEYARNQIGSRILDSLLKYASLETIERLVAAFKSTLRPLSNDRFASHVLQKIIVVCADRGNKTKVSGSCTERDADINIEVKDSEIEFYNSIVLKLSKYFINNIAEFVSDTYANHILRTVIECLGGLIDKSDNSTDRKKVIFGERRSVVQEYKDLLFETCNKLYRWPRFLEFGQDELTSGLLQSILYSLNDTFPELMEMYIRKITNECFKPGKGEQKPSNIFHAESSTRLLEACLSVASPKSLYTIYEEYFSGNLKRLSSMRSTNFSVQRLFDHCTVKEHFEQLFEEIHTHFTELLDKGHTGVLVSVANACLRLQTKQGAFVTDLLKVLGCEASERQHRIVACIISLRTFEHWENPEGKKENDLKCSISLHGSLIVQDILRFNKPIKMVNSLLETDVEELAQIFEDPKGSRIVDAFMDSKYIGEKSREKLAKKLKGYWAQLARSTHGSRSLDRIWEWARISQRTLIMEELAAVGESLRSTKSGQIISNKLNVSLFTRNKKDWMEALGKEEKTKALFVNIIGDTAKKGK, from the coding sequence ATGGCCAACGATCACGGAAGCGATGAAAGAggtaaaaaacgaaagaagaaacgatctCAAATTCAAATGACAAAAAGGTTGGCACGGCAACGAAACCATGGATCCGAAGTAGACTCTGAGACTTACCAGTACATGGTGCATATCCTGGAGTTAATGAAAAGCGATTTCTCTACCAccgaagaaaaattgatatttgtgAATAACGTGTACGAACAAACTCTTGGTCACGAAGTCGAATATGCCCGGAATCAAATTGGTTCCAGGATACTGGACTCGCTTTTAAAGTATGCGAGCTTAGAAACGATTGAGAGGTTAGTTGCTGCTTTCAAATCTACTTTACGACCTCTCAGTAACGACAGGTTCGCTAGCCATGTCTTGCAAAAAATCATAGTAGTTTGCGCTGATAGAGGAAACAAAACCAAGGTTTCGGGATCGTGCACTGAACGAGATGCAGATATCAACATAGAGGTTAAAGATTcggaaatagaattttacaaCAGCATCGTGTTGAAACtaagcaaatattttatcaacaaTATAGCGGAGTTTGTATCTGATACGTATGCGAATCATATTTTGAGAACTGTCATAGAATGTCTCGGCGGACTGATTGATAAGTCTGACAATAGTACCGATAGAAAAAAGGTGATATTTGGTGAAAGACGATCGGTCGTACAAGAATACAAAGACTTATTATTCGAAACGTGCAACAAATTATACAGGTGGCCCCGGTTTCTAGAATTTGGTCAAGACGAACTTACATCTGGATTATTGCAAAGCATCTTATATTCTTTGAACGATACGTTTCCGGAATTGATGGAAATgtacattagaaaaattacgAACGAATGTTTTAAGCCTGGAAAAGGGGAGCAGAAACCGTCCAACATTTTTCACGCAGAAAGTTCAACCAGATTGCTGGAGGCTTGTTTATCGGTAGCCAGTCCCAAATCTTTGTATACGATttacgaagaatatttttcaggTAATTTGAAACGGCTATCGTCGATGCGGAGCACAAATTTCAGCGTACAGCGATTATTCGATCACTGTACCGTGAAGGAACATTTCGAACaattattcgaagaaattcacACACATTTCACCGAACTCCTCGACAAGGGTCATACCGGTGTTTTGGTTAGCGTGGCGAATGCATGTTTGAGATTACAAACGAAACAAGGTGCATTTGTAACTGATCTGTTGAAAGTTCTAGGGTGTGAAGCAAGCGAGAGACAGCATCGAATCGTGGCGTGTATAATAAGCCTAAGAACGTTCGAACATTGGGAAAATCCAGAAGGGAAGAAGGAAAATGATTTGAAATGTTCGATCAGCTTACACGGAAGTTTGATCGTACAGGACATTCTTAGGTTTAACAAACCCATAAAAATGGTTAATTCTTTGTTGGAAACAGACGTAGAGGAACTAGCGCAAATATTTGAAGATCCGAAAGGCAGCCGCATCGTAGACGCTTTTATGGATAGCAAATACATCGGCGAGAAAAGCAGGGAAAAGCTtgcgaagaaattgaaaggaTACTGGGCGCAATTAGCTCGTAGTACACACGGTTCCAGAAGCTTGGACAGAATATGGGAATGGGCACGTATAAGTCAGAGAACATTGATCATGGAAGAGTTAGCAGCAGTCGGAGAATCTTTACGTTCGACCAAGTCCGGACAAATCATATCTAACAAACTAAACGTTTCGCTATTTACGAGAAACAAGAAAGATTGGATGGAAGCGttaggaaaggaagaaaagacgaaagctctttttgtaaatataattggGGATACGGcgaaaaaagggaaataa